A single genomic interval of Candidatus Alcyoniella australis harbors:
- a CDS encoding 4-hydroxythreonine-4-phosphate dehydrogenase PdxA translates to GGYDAVACPTHDQALIPFKLLQMHSGVNLTLGLPIVRTSPAHGTAFDLAGSGRADPGSLQAAIVLAASLASRRSSS, encoded by the coding sequence ACGGCGGATACGACGCCGTGGCCTGCCCGACCCACGACCAGGCGCTGATTCCGTTCAAACTGTTGCAGATGCACAGCGGGGTCAATTTGACCCTCGGCCTACCGATCGTGCGCACCAGCCCGGCCCACGGCACTGCCTTTGATTTGGCAGGCAGCGGCCGGGCCGACCCCGGCAGCCTACAAGCGGCGATTGTGTTGGCTGCCTCTCTTGCCTCTCGCCGCTCATCGTCATAA